In Phycisphaerae bacterium, the genomic stretch CGAAGAGCGTCGGGCTCAGTGTTAGGGTCACCGATGATCCCGGCTTCACCAACTACGAGAGCGCGGTGGGCTTCCATTTCACCGGCGGCGGCCGCGACTTCACCATCGCCGGGGTGGTCTTTACCGGACCGCACCCGCGGATCACGCTGATCGACGACTTCCCGTTCGAGGTCGAGCCGGAAGGCACCTTCCTGGCCATCCACAGCCGCGACCGGCTGGGCGTGGTGTCCGGCATTTCGTCCATCCTTGATCAGCACAAGGTGGTGATCAACAGCTTCGAGTTCTCCCACAGTCACACCCGCAAGCGGTCGATGTTCCTCATCCGGGTCGGCAAGGATTTGCCCGAAACGGTTCTCGAGCAGCTCCGATCTCGCGAGCACATCACCCGGGTGGCGAAGATCGTGATTTAGGGTGCGTCAGGGGCGCCGGCGATCGTCCTCGCCCCGTCGACCGCAGTGAGTGACCTCTTGGCCTTGGCGCAGCGCGGCGAGACAGAGTCTTGCAGCCTCCCGGACTCACAGATGCGCCTTTGTCGGCGATCCCAGGCCATTCGTGATACCTTCACGTTTGAGGTCGGCGTCGACCATGATTCGAACCAGGTCTGTGAACGTCGTCTTGGGCTTCCAGCCGAGTTTGCGGCGAGCCTTGCTGGCGTCGCCGAGCAGGGCATCAACCTCTGTAGGGCGAAAGTAGCGCGGGTCGATTCGCACGTAGTCCTCCGGATTGAGGTTGACCAGTCGGAACGCCGATTCCAGGAACTCCCGAACGGTGTGCGACTCGCCGGTAGCGATGACATAGTCGTCCGGCTCATTCTGCTGAAGCATGAGCCACATGGCCTCGACATAGTCGGGCGCGTAACCCCAATCACGCCGGGCGTCCAGATTGCCCAGGAAAAGGTCTTTTTGCCTCCCAGCCGCGATCGCTGCGACCGCCCGTGTGATCTTGCGCGTGACAAAAGTCTCACCGCGTCGTGGAGATTCGTGATTGAACAGGATCCCGTTGGCGGCGTACATGCCATATGCCTGACGGTAGTTCACCGTAATCCAGTAGCCGTACACTTTGGCGACCGCATACGGACTCCGTGGAACAAAGGCGGTGTCTTCGTTCTGCGGAGGTGGCGCCGCTCCAAACATCTCGCTGCTGGAGGCCTGGTACAATCTGCAGGGAACTCTTGTGTCCCTAATCGCCTCCAGCAGGCGGACACACGAAAGGCCAGTCACGTCGGCCGTGTATTCGGGCATGTCGAAACTCACCCGAACATGACTCTGGGCACCCAGATGGTATATCTCCTGCGGTTCGATTCTCCGGATCAGCGAGGCCAGCATGCTCGAATCGCTCAGATCGCCGTAATGCAGATGGAGGCGAGCGGAAGCGACATGCGGGTCTTCGTAGATGCTATCGAGTCGTTCGGTGTTAAAAGTACTGCTCCGACGAATAATCCCGTGGACTTGGTAAGCCTTGCCCAGTAGCAACTCCGCAAGATACGATCCATCCTGGCCGGTAATACCTGTGATCAACGCTGTCTTCATGTGGTCAACGCCTCG encodes the following:
- the gmd gene encoding GDP-mannose 4,6-dehydratase — its product is MKTALITGITGQDGSYLAELLLGKAYQVHGIIRRSSTFNTERLDSIYEDPHVASARLHLHYGDLSDSSMLASLIRRIEPQEIYHLGAQSHVRVSFDMPEYTADVTGLSCVRLLEAIRDTRVPCRLYQASSSEMFGAAPPPQNEDTAFVPRSPYAVAKVYGYWITVNYRQAYGMYAANGILFNHESPRRGETFVTRKITRAVAAIAAGRQKDLFLGNLDARRDWGYAPDYVEAMWLMLQQNEPDDYVIATGESHTVREFLESAFRLVNLNPEDYVRIDPRYFRPTEVDALLGDASKARRKLGWKPKTTFTDLVRIMVDADLKREGITNGLGSPTKAHL